The following proteins are encoded in a genomic region of Campylobacter showae CSUNSWCD:
- a CDS encoding CbrC family protein, with amino-acid sequence MDKFREKYIALQKAFWDTDGGAASILALFEFKDELEKCDEKEAKLVLVDVYELLGLKKSACELLDQICDPKDRKQLKKLGYLKQYAQNGDAGAIKRPKTASEAARQSKKLKSLPHFRYHPDPFKTGVFKDDASVVCECCEQATDVYYCSSVYCVEDVNCLCPHCIASGAAAAKFDASFIQDADPLPPGVADAKSKTEELFKRTPGYFSWQGEHWLACCDDYCEFLGDVGTKELQEMGIADEVFADYALREEFAVEDVRDYLVAGGDMAGYLFRCTHCGKYKIYVDAS; translated from the coding sequence ATGGACAAATTTAGAGAAAAATATATCGCGCTTCAAAAGGCGTTTTGGGACACAGACGGCGGCGCGGCGAGTATTTTGGCGCTATTTGAGTTCAAAGACGAGCTCGAAAAATGCGATGAAAAAGAGGCAAAGCTCGTGCTAGTGGACGTTTATGAGTTGCTGGGGCTTAAAAAGAGCGCTTGCGAGCTGCTTGATCAAATTTGCGATCCAAAGGACAGAAAGCAGCTTAAAAAGCTCGGCTATCTAAAGCAGTATGCGCAAAACGGCGACGCGGGAGCGATAAAACGCCCAAAAACCGCGAGCGAAGCCGCACGCCAAAGCAAAAAGCTAAAAAGCCTGCCTCATTTTCGCTACCACCCGGATCCCTTCAAAACAGGCGTGTTTAAGGACGACGCGAGCGTGGTTTGCGAGTGCTGCGAGCAAGCGACGGACGTGTATTATTGCAGTAGCGTTTACTGCGTGGAGGACGTGAACTGCCTTTGCCCGCACTGCATCGCTAGCGGTGCGGCTGCGGCGAAATTTGACGCCAGTTTTATCCAGGACGCCGACCCTCTGCCGCCGGGCGTTGCGGACGCGAAGAGCAAAACCGAGGAGCTATTTAAAAGGACGCCTGGATATTTTAGCTGGCAAGGGGAACACTGGCTTGCTTGCTGCGACGATTACTGCGAGTTTTTGGGCGACGTAGGCACGAAGGAACTGCAGGAGATGGGTATTGCCGATGAAGTCTTTGCAGACTACGCCTTGCGCGAGGAATTTGCAGTAGAGGACGTGCGTGATTACCTCGTCGCGGGCGGCGATATGGCGGGCTATCTGTTTCGTTGCACCCACTGCGGCAAGTATAAAATTTATGTCGATGCGAGCTAA
- a CDS encoding SseB family protein: protein MNENLNDFIDAFLLDGGEQSEKALIAALKKAEFLAPVLINQALAKPDGSAVYEEEGSNIKFVLLEDEESGLSYFPAFSSRTEMMRWRNDAEQEAINLRLKDYAAMLDGAEGKYAGVVIDAFSHSLILDLAKLKAMCAE from the coding sequence ATGAACGAAAATTTAAACGACTTCATAGACGCGTTTTTACTAGACGGCGGCGAGCAGAGCGAAAAGGCGCTAATAGCAGCGCTAAAGAAGGCCGAGTTTTTGGCGCCCGTACTCATAAACCAAGCCCTAGCAAAACCAGACGGTAGCGCAGTTTATGAAGAAGAGGGCTCAAATATCAAATTTGTCCTACTAGAAGACGAGGAGAGCGGGCTTAGCTATTTTCCGGCGTTTTCCAGTAGAACCGAGATGATGAGATGGCGAAACGACGCCGAGCAGGAGGCGATAAATCTGCGCCTAAAAGACTACGCCGCGATGCTAGATGGCGCTGAGGGCAAATACGCCGGAGTCGTGATAGATGCATTTTCGCATAGTTTGATTTTAGATCTTGCTAAGCTCAAGGCGATGTGCGCTGAGTAA
- a CDS encoding FtsW/RodA/SpoVE family cell cycle protein, whose product MIRLDRRILTHFDFVQPFLILPIIILSYILVSEANSILAGKQLVYFGVGLAAFLFFFLLPIRKIAWLIPLFYWICVVLLICVDLFGASKLGAKRWLEFPFIHFTLQPSEIMKPALLLMLGYLIKQRPPSEEGYGLKDFGRLSLYILLPFVLILKEPDLGTALILLIVGYAVLFIIGVNKKIWVVIFAGVLLSAPVIYENLHDYQKKRITDFLSEESNYHVRQSIIAIGSGGLKGKPKDEATQTHFKFLPISTSDFIFAYTIERYGFYGGLALLSFYGALIAHLLSLNYGLKDDYFTQTMASGIGVLIFIYVSINIMMTIGFAPVVGIPLPFYSYGGSSFVTFMCLFGILQNLLAFRFDPTYRLVKFKI is encoded by the coding sequence TTGATAAGACTCGATAGGCGAATTTTAACCCATTTTGACTTCGTTCAGCCATTTTTGATACTTCCTATTATTATTTTATCATACATTTTGGTTTCTGAGGCAAATTCTATCCTGGCCGGCAAACAGCTTGTATATTTTGGCGTGGGGCTGGCGGCGTTTTTATTTTTCTTTTTGCTTCCCATTCGCAAGATCGCCTGGCTCATACCGCTGTTTTACTGGATTTGCGTCGTGTTGCTCATTTGCGTCGACCTTTTTGGTGCAAGCAAACTGGGCGCAAAAAGATGGCTAGAGTTTCCTTTTATCCACTTTACGCTTCAGCCCTCTGAAATCATGAAACCGGCACTTCTTTTGATGCTAGGCTACCTCATCAAACAGCGCCCGCCCAGCGAAGAGGGATACGGACTTAAAGACTTTGGACGCCTTAGCCTTTATATCCTTTTGCCTTTCGTACTGATTTTAAAAGAGCCCGATCTGGGCACCGCGCTGATACTGCTCATCGTGGGCTACGCCGTACTTTTTATCATCGGGGTAAATAAAAAAATTTGGGTCGTGATATTTGCCGGGGTTTTACTTTCTGCGCCCGTGATTTACGAAAATTTACACGATTATCAAAAAAAGCGCATTACTGATTTTTTAAGCGAGGAGTCCAACTATCACGTGCGCCAGAGCATCATCGCTATCGGCAGCGGCGGACTAAAAGGCAAGCCAAAAGACGAAGCTACGCAAACGCATTTTAAATTTTTACCCATTTCGACTAGCGATTTTATTTTTGCTTACACGATTGAGCGATACGGATTTTACGGGGGGCTAGCGCTACTTAGCTTTTACGGAGCGCTGATAGCTCATTTACTCAGCCTAAATTACGGGCTAAAGGATGATTATTTCACGCAAACGATGGCGTCTGGGATCGGGGTACTTATCTTTATCTACGTGAGTATAAATATCATGATGACGATCGGCTTTGCGCCTGTGGTGGGCATTCCGCTGCCGTTTTACAGTTACGGCGGCAGTAGCTTCGTTACTTTTATGTGCCTTTTTGGGATTTTGCAAAATTTGCTTGCGTTTAGGTTTGATCCGACGTATAGGTTGGTTAAATTTAAAATTTAA
- a CDS encoding RluA family pseudouridine synthase produces the protein MTEKEIKILDDTQARADTFLAAELNVARNQALNLIKSGLVSVNGKLLNKPSAKLNLGDVLRIKFEQNEPETAKFEAEFEVPIIYEDEDLLVLNKPANLVVHPAPSVKEPTLVDWLGAKGFLLSNLSGQSRAGIVHRLDKGTSGAIVVAKNNAAHAALSSQLSDKSMGRIYLALTDLPLKQNCTVERAIGRNPANRLKKAIVSDGRAAKSAFANLLFSEFDGSVQGKNAGVNLIAAKLFTGRTHQIRVHLASLNRHILGDALYGFKSEKDKIGRVMLHAYGLYFTHPRTGEQMSFIAPIWDDFSEILLIKFSKESIDEKIDFMGLSELFSHCDEWMRIL, from the coding sequence ATGACGGAAAAAGAGATCAAAATTTTAGATGATACGCAGGCGAGGGCGGATACGTTTTTGGCCGCTGAGCTAAACGTCGCTAGAAACCAAGCGCTAAATTTGATAAAAAGCGGGTTGGTTAGCGTAAACGGCAAGCTGCTAAATAAGCCATCAGCTAAGCTAAATTTGGGCGATGTTTTGAGGATCAAATTTGAGCAAAACGAGCCTGAGACGGCTAAATTTGAAGCGGAATTTGAAGTGCCGATCATTTACGAGGATGAGGATTTGCTCGTGCTAAATAAACCGGCAAATTTAGTCGTCCATCCCGCTCCTAGCGTCAAGGAGCCCACGCTTGTGGATTGGCTCGGTGCAAAGGGGTTTTTGCTATCAAATTTAAGCGGGCAAAGTAGGGCGGGCATCGTGCATAGGCTAGATAAAGGCACTAGCGGAGCTATCGTCGTAGCTAAAAACAATGCCGCTCACGCCGCGCTTTCAAGTCAGCTAAGCGACAAAAGCATGGGGCGCATATATCTAGCGCTAACCGATCTGCCGCTCAAGCAAAACTGCACCGTTGAGCGAGCTATCGGGCGAAACCCCGCTAACCGCCTAAAAAAGGCGATCGTATCGGATGGTCGCGCGGCAAAAAGCGCCTTTGCAAATTTGCTTTTTAGCGAATTTGATGGCTCCGTGCAGGGCAAAAACGCGGGCGTAAATTTGATCGCGGCAAAGCTTTTTACAGGCAGGACTCATCAGATCAGAGTGCATCTAGCTAGCCTAAACCGCCATATTTTGGGCGATGCTTTATACGGTTTTAAGAGCGAAAAGGATAAAATCGGCCGAGTAATGCTTCACGCCTACGGGCTATATTTCACGCATCCGCGCACGGGCGAGCAAATGAGCTTCATCGCGCCTATTTGGGATGATTTTAGTGAAATTTTACTTATCAAATTTAGCAAGGAGAGTATAGATGAAAAGATTGATTTTATGGGGCTTAGCGAGCTCTTTAGCCATTGTGATGAGTGGATGCGTATCCTCTAG
- a CDS encoding fibronectin type III domain-containing protein, giving the protein MKRLILWGLASSLAIVMSGCVSSSGPAQVNANLPTVQSLKTISDMTEVGFEWTPTPTSNVAGYYLYRSNPNENNGKMKVVADIKDRFASHYVDANLAPETTYTYEMRTYSDSKQISGPGMVVSATTKALMDSVPFVRALTNLPERVKLIWRPHPDLRVASYVIEKADINKENWRQIAEVKGRLNAEYIDDDVKSGRSYKYRVFVKTTSGTISKPSEIVDSTTKQLPSEVVNAQATQNVPKKIILTWDSVASDDFGYYKIYSTSSKIMPYTYLVKTTSNSYEDLINENGATRYYKITIVDKDGLESKKPSEPIIGMTLGAIDAPVVSSIVADSTAVKLTWSASDKARSFTVIRDGGGSEQKFTNITGNEFVDNSVAYGQKYSYKVIAVDEYGISSDASQKAEIAVE; this is encoded by the coding sequence ATGAAAAGATTGATTTTATGGGGCTTAGCGAGCTCTTTAGCCATTGTGATGAGTGGATGCGTATCCTCTAGTGGGCCTGCGCAAGTAAATGCAAATTTGCCTACCGTCCAGAGCCTAAAAACTATAAGCGATATGACCGAAGTTGGCTTCGAGTGGACTCCGACTCCTACCTCAAACGTCGCCGGCTACTACCTATACCGCTCAAATCCGAACGAAAACAACGGCAAAATGAAAGTCGTAGCCGATATAAAAGACCGCTTTGCTAGCCATTACGTGGATGCAAATTTAGCTCCCGAAACGACATATACCTACGAGATGAGGACATATAGCGATAGCAAACAAATTTCAGGCCCCGGTATGGTGGTTAGCGCCACTACTAAGGCGCTTATGGATTCCGTGCCTTTCGTTAGAGCGCTTACGAATTTACCCGAACGCGTTAAACTTATCTGGAGACCGCATCCAGACCTTCGCGTGGCGTCTTACGTCATCGAAAAAGCCGATATAAATAAAGAAAACTGGAGGCAAATCGCCGAGGTAAAAGGTAGGTTAAACGCCGAATATATCGATGACGACGTAAAATCAGGCAGAAGCTATAAATATAGAGTTTTTGTAAAAACCACTAGCGGCACGATCTCAAAGCCTAGCGAGATTGTGGACTCCACGACAAAGCAGCTGCCAAGCGAGGTCGTAAACGCGCAGGCTACTCAAAACGTGCCTAAAAAGATTATCTTGACGTGGGACAGCGTGGCTAGCGACGATTTTGGCTACTATAAAATTTACAGCACGTCAAGCAAAATTATGCCATACACCTATCTCGTCAAAACCACGTCAAACAGCTACGAGGATCTCATAAACGAAAACGGCGCGACTAGATACTATAAAATCACCATCGTCGATAAAGACGGCCTAGAGTCTAAAAAACCTAGCGAACCTATCATCGGTATGACGCTAGGAGCTATCGATGCGCCGGTCGTATCCTCTATCGTGGCCGACAGCACAGCGGTTAAGCTTACGTGGAGCGCCTCTGATAAGGCCAGAAGCTTTACCGTTATAAGAGACGGCGGCGGAAGCGAGCAGAAATTTACAAATATAACGGGCAATGAATTTGTCGATAATAGCGTTGCTTACGGGCAAAAATATAGCTATAAAGTGATCGCCGTAGATGAATACGGCATTAGCTCCGACGCTTCTCAAAAAGCAGAGATAGCCGTCGAATAA
- the trmB gene encoding tRNA (guanosine(46)-N7)-methyltransferase TrmB, producing the protein MPNFIAKNVNFTPKECGEISFLWGARGRQSVSLVYTKSSSEEFFITLKKRENDWVVKGEKLTKPAKIGLLQNALVKFKELYCDQILSEAIAVKNTRLTQKDSAIFDVSELLENLKQSEFESKFIEIGFGSGRHLLFQAENNPNTLVIGIEVYKPSLEQVAKLAKARNLNNIMLVNCDARLLLSLVESNFIDKIFLHFPVPWDDAPHRRVASAKFALECERTLKAGGKFELRTDSREYADFTLAQILNLSNADVQIYKNRDLKISSKYEDRWKRHQKDIYDVIFTCEKQSEPRADRGELKFENGYDASKVAAKFSNQTIKEDDFFLHLEEKYEKDGEILIRAAFGAFNAPEHCYVLLSEKGAEYFIKKPLVTAENLKAHLALKEYLADAKNN; encoded by the coding sequence ATGCCCAATTTTATAGCTAAAAACGTAAATTTTACTCCAAAAGAGTGCGGCGAGATAAGCTTTTTGTGGGGGGCTCGCGGCAGGCAGAGCGTTAGCCTCGTTTATACCAAAAGCTCTAGCGAGGAGTTTTTTATCACGCTAAAAAAGCGCGAAAACGACTGGGTCGTAAAAGGCGAAAAGCTAACAAAGCCTGCTAAAATAGGGCTTTTGCAAAATGCTTTGGTTAAATTTAAAGAGCTTTATTGCGATCAAATTTTAAGCGAAGCCATCGCGGTAAAAAACACGCGCCTCACGCAAAAAGACTCGGCGATCTTTGATGTGAGCGAGCTGCTGGAAAATTTAAAACAGAGCGAATTTGAAAGTAAATTTATCGAGATCGGATTTGGCTCAGGTAGACATTTGCTATTTCAGGCAGAAAATAACCCAAATACCCTAGTTATCGGCATCGAAGTCTATAAGCCCTCGCTCGAGCAGGTTGCAAAGCTGGCAAAAGCTCGAAATCTAAACAACATTATGCTCGTAAACTGCGACGCGAGGCTGCTTTTATCGCTTGTGGAGTCAAATTTTATAGATAAAATTTTCCTTCATTTTCCGGTGCCTTGGGATGACGCTCCTCATAGACGCGTGGCGTCGGCTAAATTTGCCCTGGAGTGTGAACGAACGCTAAAAGCGGGCGGCAAATTTGAGCTAAGAACCGATAGCCGCGAGTATGCGGACTTTACTTTGGCGCAAATTTTAAATTTGAGCAACGCCGACGTGCAAATTTACAAAAACCGTGATCTAAAAATAAGCAGCAAATATGAAGACCGCTGGAAAAGGCATCAAAAAGATATTTACGACGTTATCTTTACCTGCGAAAAGCAAAGCGAACCTAGAGCTGATCGAGGCGAGCTAAAATTTGAAAACGGCTACGACGCGAGCAAGGTTGCGGCCAAATTTAGCAACCAAACGATAAAAGAGGATGATTTTTTCTTGCATTTAGAGGAAAAATACGAAAAAGACGGCGAAATTTTGATTCGCGCCGCGTTTGGCGCATTTAACGCGCCAGAGCATTGTTATGTTTTGCTCAGCGAAAAAGGCGCAGAATATTTTATAAAAAAGCCGCTTGTTACGGCTGAAAATTTAAAGGCGCATCTTGCGTTAAAGGAGTATTTGGCGGATGCAAAAAATAATTAG
- a CDS encoding cell division ATP-binding protein FtsE → MQKIISASGLCLGYEGCEKLITDAKFDIYANDFVFITGQSGSGKSTLLKSFYGEIKPSAGSLNVCLTDMMNLGGQNLDKLRQRIGVVFQNYRLISEWNIEKNVMLPLMIKGLSANVCKNQATKLLKHVNLLHRAHKYPNELSGGEQQRAAMARALAHNPNLLLCDEPTGSLDEYSSDVIWGLLHSAKEFLGTCIVVVTHKVPSSLRVPYRHLAIENGRLYEIL, encoded by the coding sequence ATGCAAAAAATAATTAGCGCAAGCGGGCTTTGCCTAGGATACGAGGGCTGCGAAAAGCTCATAACGGACGCGAAATTTGACATTTACGCCAATGATTTCGTTTTTATCACCGGTCAAAGCGGTAGCGGCAAATCAACGCTTTTAAAATCTTTTTATGGCGAGATAAAGCCAAGTGCTGGCTCGCTAAACGTCTGCCTAACCGATATGATGAATCTTGGCGGGCAAAATCTAGATAAACTGAGACAGCGCATAGGAGTGGTCTTTCAAAACTACCGCCTGATAAGCGAATGGAATATCGAAAAAAACGTGATGCTGCCACTAATGATAAAAGGCCTTAGCGCTAACGTTTGTAAAAATCAGGCGACCAAGCTGTTAAAGCACGTAAATTTGCTCCACAGAGCGCACAAATATCCAAATGAGCTTAGCGGCGGCGAACAGCAGCGAGCTGCGATGGCTAGGGCGCTCGCGCATAATCCAAATTTACTACTTTGCGATGAGCCGACGGGTAGCCTTGATGAATACTCAAGCGACGTTATCTGGGGACTTTTGCACTCGGCTAAGGAGTTTTTGGGTACTTGCATCGTGGTCGTCACGCACAAAGTACCAAGCTCGCTAAGAGTACCCTACAGACATCTTGCTATAGAAAATGGACGCCTATATGAAATTCTTTAA
- a CDS encoding cell division protein FtsX: MKFFKNHLSTIIPLMALLVGIQFILLVGRVVDEYESVMNKDYSIIIVSQNELNATDVKPLVYTFESLEPLSSKPVLEKLSKDISSKNIAVLQNALPNFYSLKLNAFPSTQYMQEIKDKISKINGVSRVETFSKTHDKIYKIMQLIKNISAIFSGLIGLIGLMLIAKQMRIWLYEHKERIEIMTLLGAPSWLKSGALYKNALFDSFIATVLVAVFYIILPDLQPVKEVAADLNINLPAIDLLYEGGVLLGVSLVISFLAAYLVTRKATAI; the protein is encoded by the coding sequence ATGAAATTCTTTAAAAACCACTTAAGCACTATAATTCCGCTTATGGCGCTACTCGTGGGCATTCAGTTTATATTGCTAGTCGGGCGAGTGGTGGACGAGTACGAGTCTGTGATGAACAAAGACTACAGTATCATCATCGTGAGCCAAAATGAGCTAAACGCTACCGACGTAAAGCCGCTAGTTTATACCTTCGAATCGCTTGAGCCGCTTAGCTCAAAGCCCGTACTAGAGAAGCTCTCTAAAGATATTTCATCAAAAAATATCGCCGTTTTGCAAAACGCTTTGCCTAATTTTTACTCGCTAAAGCTAAATGCCTTTCCAAGTACCCAATATATGCAGGAAATCAAGGATAAAATTTCAAAGATTAACGGCGTGAGCAGGGTTGAGACATTTTCAAAAACGCACGATAAAATTTATAAAATCATGCAGCTGATTAAAAATATTTCGGCGATATTTTCGGGGTTAATCGGGTTAATCGGGCTTATGCTTATCGCAAAACAGATGCGAATTTGGCTATACGAGCACAAGGAGCGCATAGAGATAATGACGCTGCTGGGAGCTCCGTCGTGGCTAAAATCGGGCGCGTTATACAAAAACGCGCTGTTTGATTCGTTTATAGCGACCGTTTTGGTGGCGGTTTTTTATATTATTTTGCCGGATTTGCAGCCTGTTAAAGAGGTCGCTGCGGATCTAAATATAAATTTGCCAGCGATTGATCTGCTTTACGAGGGTGGAGTACTGCTAGGCGTTTCGCTTGTGATTAGTTTTTTAGCCGCTTATCTCGTAACCAGAAAAGCAACGGCGATATGA
- a CDS encoding murein hydrolase activator EnvC family protein, which produces MRKIYVLLAAMICLNASTGEKIKNQTTYLESSKELEKQLNKKLDDLAGDILGGEKSVKQTDDKMKELIVQIAQLENSAKSAGNELDELVNQNKNLTQNQKDIQKSIVRIISDEFSFDLIMPKEYEEGVDSIIATEILSKLNSVLKDDFNELAKQYESTQNLIKTQNDKIDGIKSNLKTFKFKQAELVSLQDKQMKTLANLKRDKEIYQKQLSRLQAQQDEIRKTLEELKIVAKRESEEAKKALAAQKAAEAKAQKNKKNKKGEAAASASEGDVKQFGSSYQTSLVKKYSGEKTIAPLDGFTVKQKFGNYVDPIYNIKIFNESVVLSANSADAKVKSVFNGKVVFAKETAMLDKVVIIENPNGIHTIYAHLSQIAPTVKVGAKVQKGYVIGRVQRDLTFEVTQKNYHIDPLELISLK; this is translated from the coding sequence ATGAGAAAAATTTACGTTTTGCTGGCCGCCATGATTTGCTTAAACGCAAGCACGGGCGAAAAGATAAAAAATCAAACGACCTATCTCGAGTCCTCAAAAGAGCTTGAAAAGCAGCTAAATAAAAAGCTCGACGACCTGGCCGGCGACATACTCGGCGGCGAAAAAAGCGTCAAGCAAACCGACGATAAGATGAAAGAGCTCATCGTCCAAATAGCGCAGCTGGAAAATAGCGCTAAAAGCGCAGGCAACGAGCTTGATGAGCTGGTAAATCAAAATAAAAATTTAACCCAAAATCAAAAAGATATCCAAAAAAGTATCGTGCGTATCATATCAGACGAGTTTTCTTTCGACCTTATAATGCCAAAAGAGTACGAGGAGGGCGTGGATAGTATCATTGCGACTGAGATTTTAAGCAAGCTAAACTCGGTGCTAAAGGATGATTTTAACGAGCTAGCCAAGCAGTACGAAAGCACGCAAAATTTGATAAAAACCCAAAACGACAAGATCGACGGTATAAAGTCAAATTTAAAAACCTTTAAATTTAAGCAAGCCGAGCTAGTTTCTTTGCAAGATAAGCAGATGAAAACGCTGGCAAATTTAAAGCGGGATAAGGAAATTTATCAAAAGCAGCTTTCGCGCCTACAAGCTCAACAAGATGAGATCAGAAAGACTCTAGAAGAGCTAAAAATCGTCGCCAAAAGAGAGAGCGAGGAGGCTAAAAAAGCTCTGGCCGCACAAAAAGCGGCTGAGGCTAAAGCTCAAAAAAATAAGAAAAATAAAAAAGGCGAGGCCGCGGCAAGCGCATCTGAGGGCGACGTAAAGCAGTTTGGTTCGAGCTATCAAACGAGTCTTGTGAAAAAATACAGCGGTGAAAAGACTATCGCACCACTTGACGGCTTTACGGTTAAGCAAAAATTCGGCAACTACGTAGATCCCATCTATAACATCAAAATTTTTAACGAATCGGTCGTGCTTAGCGCAAATTCGGCTGACGCAAAGGTAAAAAGCGTGTTTAACGGCAAAGTGGTCTTTGCCAAAGAAACTGCGATGCTAGATAAAGTAGTCATCATCGAAAATCCAAACGGCATCCACACGATCTATGCGCACCTTAGCCAGATCGCCCCTACCGTAAAAGTGGGCGCAAAAGTGCAAAAAGGCTACGTCATCGGGCGCGTGCAGCGAGATCTGACCTTTGAAGTTACGCAAAAAAACTACCACATAGACCCCCTCGAGCTAATCAGCCTAAAATAG
- the pyrH gene encoding UMP kinase has protein sequence MERKKRILVKFSGEALAGDSGFGIDNAVLKFIAKQIKELVENGIQVGIVIGGGNIIRGVSAARDGIIKRTSGDHMGMLATVINSIAMREALESVGLDVRVQSAIKMEAICETFIVGRANRHLEKGRVVIFAAGTGNPFFTTDTAATLRAIEIDSDMIIKATKVDGVYDKDPHKFENATLLKELNYELAMSDDIKVMDDTAIALAKDNSLPILVCNMFKDGNLLKIIQGDESAFCSIVRN, from the coding sequence ATGGAGCGAAAAAAGCGAATTTTAGTTAAATTTTCAGGCGAGGCGCTAGCTGGAGACAGCGGCTTTGGTATAGATAACGCTGTGCTTAAATTTATTGCAAAGCAGATCAAAGAGCTAGTCGAAAACGGCATTCAGGTGGGCATCGTTATCGGCGGAGGCAACATCATACGCGGCGTTAGCGCGGCCAGAGACGGCATCATAAAGCGCACCAGCGGCGACCATATGGGTATGCTAGCTACCGTGATAAACTCCATCGCGATGAGAGAGGCACTAGAGAGCGTAGGTCTAGACGTGCGCGTACAAAGTGCGATAAAGATGGAGGCTATCTGCGAGACCTTTATCGTCGGACGCGCAAACAGACACCTTGAAAAAGGCCGCGTCGTGATCTTTGCCGCGGGAACTGGAAATCCATTTTTCACTACCGATACGGCGGCTACCCTGCGCGCTATCGAGATAGATTCAGATATGATAATCAAAGCTACGAAAGTGGACGGCGTTTACGACAAAGACCCGCATAAATTTGAAAATGCGACGTTGCTAAAAGAGCTAAACTACGAGCTTGCTATGAGCGACGATATCAAAGTGATGGATGATACGGCCATAGCGCTAGCTAAAGACAACTCTCTACCGATTTTAGTCTGTAATATGTTTAAAGACGGAAACCTGCTCAAAATCATACAAGGCGACGAGAGTGCGTTTTGCTCTATCGTGAGAAATTAA
- a CDS encoding DNA-directed RNA polymerase subunit omega encodes MRSEEVAAKALKLVGDDRYKLALVVAKRAEALAGGAKSLLDIDVTKMKFADIALREVAEGKVALEGIVEAAK; translated from the coding sequence ATGAGATCTGAAGAAGTAGCGGCAAAGGCTCTAAAACTAGTCGGAGACGATAGATATAAGCTGGCTCTAGTCGTAGCAAAAAGAGCCGAGGCCCTAGCCGGCGGCGCAAAAAGCTTGCTTGATATCGACGTTACTAAGATGAAATTTGCCGATATCGCCCTACGCGAAGTAGCTGAAGGCAAGGTAGCTTTAGAGGGTATAGTTGAAGCAGCCAAATAG